From a region of the Helianthus annuus cultivar XRQ/B chromosome 5, HanXRQr2.0-SUNRISE, whole genome shotgun sequence genome:
- the LOC110943948 gene encoding uncharacterized protein LOC110943948, with the protein MSLNQLRPIAQAELETGTTNRPPKLKGAEDFSTWKTRIQSFFEYTDYNLWLFVTARPHIPTVVRGDAVVANNDATTFTDEDKALIQRNEELIESKRDMVQKQYDMFCGVRGESLSDHISRFLMMTKMKKAGNPVINRAAIKKLLDSLPKEWSLQCMMIKKDFLNNPNPVTLSDLINTLRAFEMDVNKREMNTAGYPPKSTQTTAGLKNVAFLASGGITPQASDLIYANASASASKAPQLVEKTITVNTQALKVSTENVALFNTFLSSYEALMSGELKREMFTAEDMYQRLGLGKAGFDKSKLRCYNCKNLGHFKRDCPLLKEGNSKTTPAVKQITVEENKNNASPSTPKALVVEDYDWSEEITEAKEQVNKALMAKISGESSSRQFEKQTAGIPKADNTADKDLKSILTSVEPENEKKCGQAEEHVSKEASEKGKEKVPAAAMKADSSKEKAGKDLVNSIPLSFKEKLCTPACVDVMAHYKFLNLEFERQKDKALKFNNELK; encoded by the exons ATGTCGTTGAATCAACTAAGACCAATTGCTCAAGCGGAACTTGAGACTGGAACCACTAATCGGCCACCAAAGTTGAAAGGTGCTGAAGACTTTAGCACCTGGAAGACTCGCATTCAatcgttcttcgagtacacggaCTACAATCTGTGGCTCTTTGTCACAGCTAGACCCCACATTCCAACTGTTGTTCGAGGAGATGCGGTAGTTGCCAACAATGATGCAACTACCTTTACTGATGAAGACAAGGCCCTAATCCAAC gaaatgaagagttgatcgaaagCAAGAGAGATATGGTGCAGAAACAATATGACATGTTCTGTGGAGTTCGTGGAGAAAGTCTTTCTGACCACATCAGTCGTTTTCTGatgatgaccaaaatgaagaaggcGGGAAATCCTGTCATAAATCGTGCTGCAATAAAGAAGCTGCTAGATTCACTCCCCAAGGAATGGAGCCTACAatgcatgatgatcaagaaggatttCCTCAACAATCCAAATCCTGTCACTCTGTCCGACCTGATCAACACCCTAAGAGCCTTTGAAATGGATGTCAACAAAAGAGAAATGAACACTGCTGGTTACCCACCAAAGTCAACACAAACCACCGCTGGTTTAAAAAATGTGGCATTTCTTGCTTCAGGGGGTATCACTCCACAAGCTTCTGACTTAATATATGCAAACGCTTCCGCAAGCGCATCAAAAGCTCCACAACTTGTTGAGAAGACTATCACTGTTAACACTCAAGCGTTGAAAGTGTCCACTGAAAACGTGGCACTTTTCAACACATTTCTGAGCAGCTATGAAGCCCTGATGTCTGGGGAACTAAAAAGGGAGATGTTCACTgctgaagacatgtatcag CGTTtgggtcttggaaaagctggCTTTGACAAATCTAAACTTAGGTGCTACAACTGCAAGAATCTAGGACACTTCAAGCGTGATTGTCCTCTGTTGAAAGAAGGAAACAGTAAAACCACTCCTGCTGTAAAGCAAATCACAGTTGAAGAGAATAAGAACAACGCGTCTCCTAGCACGCCAAAAGCTTTAGTCGTCGAAGactatgattggagtgaagaaaTTACTGAAGCAAAGGAGCAAGTCAACAAAGCTCTGATGGCCAAGATCTCAGGTGAATCCTCATCAAGACAATTTGAAAAGCAGACTGCTGGAATTCCAAAAGCAGACAATACTGCTGACAAAGATTTGAAAAGCATTCTGACCTCAGTGGAGCCTGAAAATGAAAAGAAGTGTGGTCAAGCAGAGGAGCATGTTTCGAAAGAGGCATCTGAGAAGGGCAAGGAAAAGGTCCCAGCAGCCGCCATGAAAGCAGATTCATCAAAGGAGAAGGCTGGCAAGGACTTGGTAAACAGTATTCCACTTAGTTTCAAAGAAAAATTATGCACACCTGCATGTGTTGATGTCATGGCACATTACAAATTCTTAAATCTAGAATTTGAAAGACAAAAGgacaaagctttaaaatttaacaacgaGCTTAAATAG